A window from Triticum aestivum cultivar Chinese Spring chromosome 6D, IWGSC CS RefSeq v2.1, whole genome shotgun sequence encodes these proteins:
- the LOC123141158 gene encoding alpha-amylase/subtilisin inhibitor-like produces MDRFVLLLLPLLALAMASQLAAPCGAAQAQAQPVYDTDGHELTIDSLYHIMLPENGNTSGRCLSAGTWWAYDCPLHAVAPRCGGRSGYLGKPVMIQAADAGAGYAPRLSNDVVLAFNRTYNRCMMFLQWRIEGEFETHQQHVTVGHFIGAPATVTTECAPGVICREQSYRFRVERHGTGYKLVSCYKPPCRDVVLYEYRGEQWLTIRKEKDGREPFMVVFKKCPFPCVDRRRPPAFMSN; encoded by the coding sequence ATGGACCgctttgttctcctcctcctcccgctcttgGCCTTGGCCATGGCCTCCCAGCTGGCCGCACCGTGCGGCGCCGCTCAGGCGCAAGCGCAGCCGGTCTACGACACGGACGGCCACGAGCTAACGATCGACAGCCTCTACCACATAATGCTACCAGAGAACGGCAACACGAGTGGCCGCTGTCTCAGCGCCGGCACTTGGTGGGCTTACGACTGCCCTCTGCACGCGGTCGCTCCGCGGTGCGGCGGGCGGTCCGGGTACCTGGGCAAGCCCGTGATGATCCAGGCGGCGGATGCGGGCGCCGGCTACGCCCCCCGCCTCTCGAACGACGTTGTTTTGGCCTTCAACAGGACATATAACCGATGCATGATGTTTCTCCAGTGGCGCATCGAGGGTGAATTCGAAACGCATCAGCAACACGTGACGGTCGGCCACTTTATAGGGGCGCCGGCGACTGTGACAACAGAGTGCGCGCCTGGAGTCATATGCAGGGAGCAGTCGTACCGGTTTCGTGTCGAGAGGCATGGCACAGGGTACAAGCTGGTATCGTGCTACAAGCCGCCATGCCGTGATGTGGTATTGTACGAGTACCGCGGTGAGCAGTGGCTGACCATACGGAAAGAAAAGGATGGGCGCGAGCCTTTCATGGTCGTGTTCAAGAAGTGCCCTTTTCCGTGCGTGGACCGCCGAAGGCCTCCTGCGTTCATGTCTAACTAG